The [Bacillus] selenitireducens MLS10 genome includes a region encoding these proteins:
- the purF gene encoding amidophosphoribosyltransferase: MLPEIRGLNEECGVFGVWGHEDAARITYYGLHSLQHRGQEGAGIVVTDKEKLRIHKGMGLVNDVFNETDLDRLIGDGAIGHVRYTTAGSSDFINCQPLQFNSQTGSLAVAHNGNLVNANATKRQLEHQGSIFQTTSDTEVIAHLIKRSGYPDVKDAIKSALSMVKGAYAFAFLVEDALMVALDPHGLRPLSLGKIGDGYVVSSETCAFDIIGAEYIRDVQPGELITINDQGIQSEMFSPASAPAICSMEYVYFARPDSNIGNINIHHARKNLGKVLAKESPVEADVVTGVPDSSISAAIGYAEATGIPYELGLIKNRYVGRTFIQPSQALREQGVRMKLSAVRGVVDGKRVVMIDDSIVRGTTSRRIVKMLKEAGAKEVHVRISSPPIVNPCFYGIDTSTKGELVASTKSIEEMREEMGADTLAYLSVDGLMEGIGREKVNDHCGQCLACFTGDYPTEIYPETDHPYDKVIGGK, from the coding sequence ATGTTACCTGAAATCAGAGGATTAAATGAGGAATGCGGCGTATTCGGCGTCTGGGGGCATGAAGACGCCGCCCGCATTACCTACTACGGCCTTCACAGCCTGCAGCACAGAGGACAGGAAGGTGCGGGTATTGTCGTCACGGATAAAGAAAAACTGCGGATTCATAAAGGCATGGGGCTCGTCAACGACGTGTTCAATGAAACGGATCTCGACCGCCTCATTGGGGACGGCGCCATCGGTCACGTCCGCTATACGACGGCAGGAAGCAGTGACTTTATCAACTGTCAGCCGCTGCAGTTCAACTCACAGACCGGCAGTCTCGCTGTGGCCCATAACGGCAATCTCGTCAATGCCAACGCGACGAAGCGCCAGCTCGAGCATCAGGGCAGTATTTTCCAGACAACCTCCGATACGGAAGTCATTGCCCATCTAATCAAACGAAGCGGCTATCCGGACGTGAAAGATGCCATTAAGAGTGCGCTCTCCATGGTGAAAGGCGCCTACGCTTTTGCCTTTCTCGTCGAGGACGCCCTCATGGTTGCCCTGGATCCCCATGGCCTCAGACCGCTGTCTCTCGGGAAGATCGGAGACGGGTACGTCGTGTCGTCCGAGACGTGCGCCTTTGACATCATCGGTGCGGAATATATCCGTGACGTGCAGCCCGGGGAACTGATCACGATTAATGATCAGGGCATTCAGTCGGAGATGTTCTCTCCGGCAAGCGCCCCTGCGATCTGTTCCATGGAGTACGTCTATTTCGCACGACCCGACAGCAACATCGGCAACATCAACATTCACCATGCGAGGAAGAACCTCGGCAAGGTGCTTGCGAAAGAATCCCCCGTGGAAGCGGACGTGGTGACGGGAGTCCCGGATTCAAGCATATCCGCGGCCATCGGTTACGCGGAGGCGACGGGGATTCCGTATGAGCTCGGCCTGATCAAAAACCGCTACGTCGGCCGCACCTTCATCCAGCCGTCGCAGGCGCTCCGTGAACAGGGCGTCCGCATGAAACTCTCCGCAGTCCGCGGTGTCGTCGACGGCAAACGGGTCGTGATGATTGATGACTCCATCGTCCGCGGCACGACGTCAAGACGGATCGTGAAAATGCTCAAAGAAGCAGGGGCGAAGGAAGTGCACGTGCGCATCAGTTCACCGCCGATCGTGAACCCGTGTTTTTACGGGATCGATACGTCGACCAAAGGTGAACTTGTGGCGTCGACAAAATCGATTGAAGAGATGCGTGAAGAGATGGGGGCGGATACGCTCGCCTATCTGTCAGTCGACGGCCTGATGGAGGGCATCGGCCGGGAGAAGGTCAATGATCACTGCGGGCAGTGTCTTGCGTGCTTCACCGGCGACTACCCGACAGAGATTTATCCGGAGACGGATCATCCATACGATAAAGTGATTGGAGGCAAATAA
- the purM gene encoding phosphoribosylformylglycinamidine cyclo-ligase, producing MSKAYEQAGVNIEAGYEAVKRIGGHVRSTIRPEVIGSLGGFGGMFDLSGSGFKEPVLVSGTDGVGTKLMIAQKMQKHDTIGIDCVAMCVNDILVQGAEPLFFLDYLALGKNDPAVVEQLVAGVAAGCKEAGAALIGGETAEMPGMYDPDEYDMAGFTVGCAEKSAIWGAGRVKEGDALLALTSSGIHSNGFSLVRKLIQEASLSFNDPAPWAPNESVGASLLTPTRIYTNAFKPFLGTEEIHAASHITGGGLMENLPRMLPEKLAAEIDLGTWALPPVFQWMQEAGDLTQEDLLSTFNTGVGMVLAVGEGRLASVTETLKETGETPWVIGRVVRKTDEDLVVKGAWRS from the coding sequence ATGTCGAAAGCCTACGAACAGGCGGGTGTCAATATCGAAGCCGGCTATGAAGCCGTAAAACGGATCGGCGGCCATGTCCGTTCAACAATACGTCCGGAGGTCATCGGGAGCCTTGGCGGTTTCGGTGGGATGTTTGACCTGAGCGGCTCCGGGTTTAAAGAACCGGTCCTCGTATCGGGGACAGACGGCGTCGGTACGAAGCTGATGATCGCCCAAAAGATGCAAAAGCATGACACCATCGGCATCGACTGCGTGGCGATGTGTGTGAATGATATTCTCGTGCAGGGCGCAGAACCGCTTTTCTTTCTCGATTATCTGGCCCTTGGCAAAAACGACCCTGCCGTCGTGGAACAGCTCGTCGCAGGCGTCGCCGCAGGCTGCAAAGAAGCAGGCGCCGCCCTCATCGGCGGTGAAACGGCAGAGATGCCGGGCATGTATGACCCGGACGAATACGACATGGCCGGCTTCACCGTCGGCTGCGCCGAGAAAAGCGCCATCTGGGGAGCCGGTCGTGTCAAAGAGGGAGACGCGCTTCTTGCGCTCACGTCTTCAGGGATTCACAGTAACGGGTTCTCCCTCGTCCGAAAATTGATTCAGGAGGCCTCTCTTTCATTCAATGATCCTGCGCCCTGGGCCCCGAATGAGTCCGTGGGGGCATCGCTGTTAACGCCGACGCGTATTTATACGAACGCCTTCAAACCGTTTCTCGGGACAGAGGAAATTCATGCTGCTTCCCATATCACAGGCGGCGGCCTGATGGAGAACCTGCCGCGGATGTTGCCGGAGAAATTGGCTGCGGAAATCGACCTTGGCACATGGGCGCTGCCTCCTGTGTTTCAGTGGATGCAAGAAGCGGGGGATCTGACGCAGGAAGACCTCCTGTCCACCTTTAATACGGGGGTCGGAATGGTGCTTGCCGTCGGTGAAGGCCGTCTCGCATCGGTTACGGAGACCCTGAAAGAAACAGGGGAAACACCGTGGGTAATCGGCAGAGTCGTCAGGAAAACGGACGAAGACCTGGTCGTGAAGGGAGCGTGGCGTTCATGA
- the purN gene encoding phosphoribosylglycinamide formyltransferase: MKLAVFASGSGSNFQAFAEAVEEGRLDAEIVLLVCDRPGALVEGRAAAKDIPVFSFDPKAYDGKAAFERAILSELKKKGADFIALAGYMRLIGPVLLGAYPRRIMNIHPSLLPAFPGLDAIGQAFDAGVKLTGVTLHYVDEGMDTGPIIAQEAVRIHESDTRETVQKKVQTIEHSLYPKTLQQLIEKGVNVK; the protein is encoded by the coding sequence ATGAAGCTCGCCGTATTCGCCTCAGGGAGCGGGAGTAATTTTCAGGCGTTCGCAGAAGCGGTGGAAGAAGGCCGTCTCGATGCGGAAATTGTTCTGCTCGTCTGCGATCGCCCGGGTGCCCTTGTGGAAGGACGGGCGGCTGCGAAAGACATTCCCGTGTTCAGCTTCGACCCGAAAGCCTACGACGGGAAAGCAGCCTTCGAGCGCGCGATACTGTCAGAACTGAAGAAAAAAGGAGCGGATTTCATCGCCCTTGCCGGCTACATGCGCCTTATCGGTCCGGTGCTCCTTGGCGCCTATCCGCGACGGATAATGAACATTCATCCGTCGCTGTTGCCTGCGTTCCCCGGACTCGATGCCATTGGCCAGGCCTTTGACGCAGGTGTTAAACTGACAGGAGTGACCCTTCATTACGTTGATGAAGGGATGGATACAGGCCCGATCATTGCCCAGGAAGCGGTCCGGATTCATGAATCCGATACCCGGGAGACGGTTCAGAAGAAGGTTCAGACCATTGAACACAGCCTGTATCCGAAAACATTGCAGCAACTCATTGAAAAGGGAGTGAACGTCAAGTGA
- the purH gene encoding bifunctional phosphoribosylaminoimidazolecarboxamide formyltransferase/IMP cyclohydrolase, with amino-acid sequence MKKRALVSVSDKSGLVPFIERLVKQDVEIISTGGTKKKLEEAGVPCLGIEEVTGFPEMMDGRVKTLHPAIHGGLLGVRANEGHMNALKEHGIGLIDYVIVNLYPFQETIENPEKTFDDAIENIDIGGPSMIRSAAKNHESVAVIVDSADYDTVADELEASEGEISGVLRLKLAAKAFRHTAAYDALIGEYLTRKVGEEAPEKLTVTYNRKQMLRYGENPHQQAAFYERPLGNPASISRATQLHGKELSYNNINDADAALAVVRDFTEPAVAAIKHMNPCGVGMGQSVYDAYMKAYNADPTSIFGGIIASNREIDGETAEEMKKIFLEIIVAPSFTDEALAILQEKKNLRLLTVDFDNSKPSERRVTSVAGGALMQETDTLSYEDVETTIPTDRKPSDRELEQMKLAWKVVKHVKSNAIVLAKDDMTVGVGAGQMNRVGAAKIALEQAGELAKGAVMASDAFFPMSDTVEAAAKAGVTCIIQPGGSKRDQESIDMANEYGIAMVMTGVRHFKH; translated from the coding sequence GTGAAGAAACGTGCGTTAGTGAGTGTATCTGACAAAAGCGGACTCGTGCCGTTTATTGAACGGCTTGTCAAACAGGACGTGGAGATCATCTCCACAGGCGGGACGAAGAAGAAGCTTGAAGAAGCGGGGGTCCCGTGTCTCGGGATCGAGGAAGTTACCGGTTTTCCGGAGATGATGGACGGTCGGGTCAAGACCCTGCACCCGGCGATTCACGGCGGTCTGCTCGGTGTCCGGGCGAACGAAGGCCATATGAATGCATTAAAGGAGCACGGCATCGGCCTCATCGATTATGTCATCGTCAATCTTTATCCGTTCCAGGAAACGATCGAGAATCCGGAGAAGACCTTTGACGATGCCATCGAAAACATCGATATCGGCGGCCCGTCGATGATCCGCTCAGCGGCGAAGAATCACGAAAGCGTCGCAGTCATTGTCGATTCCGCTGACTATGACACCGTCGCAGATGAACTCGAAGCTTCCGAGGGAGAAATCAGCGGCGTTCTCCGTCTGAAGCTTGCTGCGAAGGCCTTCCGCCACACCGCCGCGTACGATGCGCTGATTGGCGAATACTTAACCCGTAAGGTTGGTGAAGAGGCGCCGGAGAAGCTGACGGTCACCTACAACCGAAAGCAAATGCTCCGATACGGGGAGAATCCGCACCAGCAGGCGGCTTTTTATGAGCGCCCGCTCGGAAATCCGGCATCTATTTCCCGTGCCACCCAGCTGCACGGCAAAGAGCTCTCCTATAACAATATCAATGATGCCGACGCGGCTCTGGCCGTTGTCCGTGATTTCACGGAGCCCGCCGTTGCCGCCATTAAGCATATGAATCCGTGCGGCGTCGGGATGGGGCAGTCGGTCTATGACGCGTATATGAAGGCCTATAATGCAGATCCGACGTCCATCTTTGGCGGGATCATCGCTTCGAACCGGGAGATTGACGGAGAGACGGCGGAAGAGATGAAGAAAATCTTCCTTGAGATCATTGTGGCGCCGTCCTTTACCGATGAGGCGCTGGCGATTCTTCAGGAGAAGAAAAATCTGCGGCTTCTTACCGTGGACTTTGACAACAGCAAACCGAGTGAACGCCGCGTGACAAGCGTCGCCGGCGGGGCTCTCATGCAGGAGACGGATACGCTCAGCTATGAGGACGTGGAGACGACGATCCCGACAGACCGTAAGCCAAGCGATCGTGAGCTCGAACAGATGAAGCTCGCATGGAAAGTCGTCAAGCATGTGAAATCCAACGCCATCGTCCTTGCGAAAGATGACATGACCGTCGGTGTCGGCGCCGGACAGATGAACCGCGTCGGTGCGGCGAAGATTGCCCTCGAGCAGGCGGGTGAGCTTGCGAAAGGGGCTGTAATGGCTTCTGACGCTTTCTTCCCGATGAGTGATACGGTTGAGGCTGCGGCCAAAGCAGGGGTGACGTGTATCATCCAGCCAGGAGGATCAAAGCGCGATCAGGAATCCATCGATATGGCAAATGAATACGGCATTGCCATGGTCATGACCGGCGTGCGTCATTTTAAGCACTGA
- the purD gene encoding phosphoribosylamine--glycine ligase: MNILVIGSGGREHTLAWKFAQSERVEQVYVAPGNDAIAEEPGCQSVPIQENDHEKLVAFARENRIGLTMVGPEAPLVDGVTDAFTEAGLTVFGPTKAAAALEGSKDFAKGIMQKYNIPTAAYATFTNPDAAMSYIREQGAPIVVKADGLAAGKGVVVAKTEEEAIEAVTAMMQDHRFGEAGSRVVIEECLEGEELSFMAFVHGTAVVPMVTAQDHKRAFDGDEGPNTGGMGAYSPVPHLDGTWQAEAERTILRPMAEAMVNEGVPFTGILYGGLMITADGPRVIEFNARFGDPETQVILPRMMSDLTDTIEAVLAGEEPDLVWTEEACAAVVIASEGYPGEYKKGTTFTLPVPVSDKQRWFHAGSKRHHEQWQTAGGRVAALSTLAPGIDEAVSRTYETLGQTPLDGLFYRRDIAHHVRKKS; encoded by the coding sequence GTGAATATTCTCGTTATCGGCTCAGGTGGCCGGGAACATACCCTCGCATGGAAGTTTGCCCAGTCTGAGCGCGTTGAGCAGGTGTATGTGGCACCGGGGAACGATGCCATCGCCGAGGAGCCCGGCTGCCAGTCGGTGCCGATCCAGGAGAACGATCATGAAAAGCTTGTGGCTTTTGCAAGAGAAAACCGGATCGGCCTGACGATGGTCGGACCTGAAGCTCCTCTTGTGGACGGTGTGACCGATGCTTTTACAGAAGCGGGACTGACCGTCTTTGGTCCGACGAAGGCCGCCGCGGCGCTTGAAGGCTCGAAGGACTTTGCAAAAGGCATTATGCAAAAGTACAACATTCCGACAGCCGCCTATGCAACGTTTACAAACCCTGATGCAGCCATGTCTTACATTCGTGAGCAGGGTGCGCCGATTGTCGTGAAGGCGGACGGCCTTGCGGCAGGGAAAGGGGTTGTCGTTGCAAAAACAGAAGAGGAAGCGATAGAAGCCGTTACGGCGATGATGCAGGATCACCGGTTCGGTGAAGCCGGCAGCCGTGTGGTCATAGAAGAATGCCTCGAAGGGGAAGAATTGTCATTTATGGCGTTTGTCCATGGTACAGCCGTTGTACCCATGGTCACAGCTCAGGATCACAAACGGGCCTTTGACGGGGATGAGGGACCGAATACGGGCGGCATGGGGGCCTATTCCCCTGTCCCTCATCTTGATGGTACCTGGCAGGCGGAAGCGGAACGGACCATTCTCCGTCCGATGGCCGAGGCGATGGTTAACGAAGGTGTGCCGTTTACGGGTATTCTCTACGGAGGACTGATGATCACCGCGGACGGACCGAGGGTGATCGAGTTTAATGCGCGCTTTGGCGATCCGGAGACACAGGTTATTCTGCCGAGAATGATGTCGGATCTCACCGATACGATCGAAGCGGTTCTCGCCGGGGAAGAGCCGGATCTTGTCTGGACGGAGGAAGCCTGTGCAGCGGTAGTCATTGCGTCAGAGGGATATCCGGGTGAGTACAAGAAGGGGACAACCTTTACACTGCCGGTACCCGTTTCAGACAAACAACGCTGGTTCCATGCCGGTTCTAAACGTCATCATGAACAGTGGCAGACAGCCGGCGGACGTGTGGCAGCTCTGTCAACACTTGCGCCAGGCATTGATGAGGCCGTGTCCAGGACGTATGAGACGCTTGGTCAAACGCCTCTCGACGGACTGTTTTACCGGAGAGATATCGCCCACCATGTCAGAAAAAAGAGCTAA
- a CDS encoding Rpn family recombination-promoting nuclease/putative transposase produces MRKEGRGNPRTLIIPILIAQGRRRWSRSTTLMADFFSHYSEALRDDCEPFIPNFRYLLYDIQEQDAADMIRHTLLKITIELMALVFEEDESKLEARMTELLTMSEIGEISDSYAEQVLRLLEYVMRGNRHFDQAMFETIRQNVTTEAHEGSELIMNFADQLEQKGKHKKELAIFLKLTRRGESKESIMDLLDLDDKSFEALQAEVNEMDENSVD; encoded by the coding sequence GTGCGAAAGGAAGGCCGTGGCAATCCGCGCACCCTCATCATTCCGATCCTCATCGCGCAGGGTCGAAGACGGTGGAGCCGCTCGACGACGCTGATGGCCGATTTCTTCAGCCATTACAGCGAAGCGCTCCGCGACGACTGCGAACCGTTTATACCGAACTTCCGCTATCTCCTTTACGACATTCAGGAACAGGACGCCGCCGACATGATCCGGCACACGCTTTTGAAGATCACGATTGAACTCATGGCCCTCGTCTTCGAAGAAGACGAATCAAAGCTCGAGGCCCGTATGACCGAGCTGTTGACGATGTCAGAGATCGGGGAAATCAGTGACAGCTACGCCGAACAGGTCCTACGCTTACTCGAATACGTCATGCGGGGCAACCGTCATTTTGATCAAGCGATGTTTGAAACCATCCGTCAGAACGTCACCACTGAAGCCCACGAAGGGAGTGAACTGATTATGAATTTCGCCGATCAGCTCGAACAAAAGGGGAAGCATAAAAAAGAACTTGCAATCTTCCTGAAACTGACACGACGCGGAGAATCGAAAGAGTCGATCATGGATCTGCTTGACCTTGACGACAAGTCGTTTGAGGCGCTCCAGGCCGAAGTCAATGAGATGGACGAAAATTCCGTTGACTGA
- a CDS encoding Rpn family recombination-promoting nuclease/putative transposase, whose product MEGNEPGRLYLLFEHKSTPDQDICLQLLSYMTEIW is encoded by the coding sequence ATGGAAGGTAACGAACCCGGACGCCTTTATCTGCTTTTTGAACACAAGAGCACACCCGATCAGGACATCTGCCTGCAGTTGTTGTCGTACATGACCGAAATCTGGTAA
- a CDS encoding CBS domain-containing protein, whose product MASVKDVMTKEAVTIKPDTSVEDTAKLLLQHHFSGVPVVDDEGVLQGVVSEGDIIKRASHIQSPAVLEFLGGLIYLDSPKKYMEELKQAMSLTIGDLMKTEVITAHPDDSIEQIATKMLSKNIKRFPVVDEEGKVIGIISRRDIMKHLYQAEDL is encoded by the coding sequence ATGGCATCAGTAAAAGACGTAATGACCAAAGAGGCAGTAACGATAAAACCGGATACATCAGTGGAAGACACAGCCAAACTTCTGTTGCAGCATCATTTCAGTGGCGTGCCTGTCGTGGATGACGAGGGAGTCCTGCAGGGTGTGGTCAGTGAAGGCGACATCATCAAACGGGCATCGCACATTCAGTCACCGGCGGTTCTGGAGTTTCTCGGGGGACTGATCTATCTCGACAGTCCAAAGAAATACATGGAAGAGCTGAAACAGGCGATGTCCCTGACGATCGGGGATCTGATGAAGACGGAGGTCATCACGGCACATCCGGATGATTCCATTGAACAGATCGCCACAAAGATGCTCAGTAAAAACATCAAACGCTTTCCGGTTGTCGATGAAGAGGGCAAAGTCATCGGCATCATCTCAAGACGTGATATTATGAAGCATCTTTATCAGGCGGAGGATTTGTGA
- a CDS encoding YcxB family protein — protein MSEPIELHLSGKLSEKDFMKHALYHQRSVVPASFSFVFLLTFVLLYMSDSVGGTEVQALGLMLATAFVFGALIAGTLRMVIQRQAYRQYFREGMNRKTMSYSFNEEGFTQQVADSEAPVDWRDVTLVKEQEELFQLYLGKSQIALIPKHFFEGDDQINRFRHLLVKVMPADKQLLKQDPANHT, from the coding sequence ATGTCAGAACCGATTGAACTGCATCTGTCAGGGAAACTGTCAGAAAAGGACTTCATGAAACATGCCCTTTATCACCAGCGATCCGTGGTTCCCGCGAGTTTCAGTTTCGTCTTTTTATTAACATTCGTCCTGTTGTATATGTCGGACTCTGTCGGAGGTACGGAAGTGCAGGCGCTTGGCCTGATGCTTGCCACGGCCTTCGTCTTCGGTGCACTGATTGCAGGTACGCTAAGAATGGTCATTCAGCGCCAGGCATACCGTCAGTATTTCCGGGAAGGGATGAACCGGAAGACGATGTCGTATTCCTTTAATGAGGAAGGATTCACCCAGCAGGTCGCCGACAGTGAAGCCCCGGTTGACTGGCGGGATGTGACGCTTGTCAAAGAGCAGGAAGAACTCTTTCAGCTCTATCTCGGTAAATCACAGATCGCGCTGATTCCGAAGCATTTTTTTGAAGGAGATGACCAGATCAACCGTTTCCGTCATCTGCTTGTCAAAGTCATGCCTGCGGATAAACAGCTCTTAAAACAGGATCCTGCAAACCACACGTAA
- a CDS encoding NAD(P)/FAD-dependent oxidoreductase yields the protein MREVDVLIIGGGIAGLSAAVYTGQAGLNTAVFDQGKSQLKPISKVYNYPGFPEGIEGKVLIGKIRQQAAEFGASVEDLEVTGIRQADGGFRAVTGDGEEWQARYLIVASNLNLQPLNDLGIDTEVSPAVPSGKISRVKGGSWNGETSVEGAYVAGLLSGVPTQSIIAAGQGTQVAMEIISKEKGKAHVWHDN from the coding sequence ATGCGAGAAGTGGATGTACTGATTATCGGCGGTGGCATTGCCGGATTGTCTGCGGCGGTCTATACCGGACAGGCAGGCTTGAACACGGCCGTGTTTGATCAGGGGAAATCGCAGTTGAAGCCGATCAGTAAGGTGTACAACTATCCGGGCTTCCCTGAAGGAATTGAAGGAAAAGTACTGATCGGCAAAATCAGACAACAGGCCGCCGAGTTCGGTGCGAGCGTGGAGGATCTCGAAGTGACGGGTATCCGTCAGGCAGATGGAGGCTTCCGGGCCGTGACCGGTGACGGAGAAGAATGGCAGGCGCGCTACCTCATCGTTGCATCGAACCTGAATCTTCAGCCGCTGAACGATCTCGGTATCGATACGGAAGTGAGTCCCGCAGTGCCAAGCGGCAAAATTTCCAGAGTGAAGGGCGGGTCTTGGAACGGTGAGACATCCGTTGAAGGTGCCTATGTGGCAGGACTTCTGTCCGGTGTGCCGACGCAAAGCATCATCGCCGCGGGTCAGGGCACGCAGGTGGCGATGGAAATCATCAGTAAGGAAAAAGGTAAAGCTCACGTGTGGCATGACAATTAA
- a CDS encoding gamma-glutamyltransferase family protein has protein sequence MMNSDRPVSVQEGKYGMVSTASSQATEAAVRVLKEGGNAVDAAVAAAFCLGVSEPQASGIGGQSMALVYLKEQDKMFALDGSSRAPFSLHPKKNPKKPIKFGLASSTVPSTVATLGYLQDYYGALTLKDTLAPSIETARDGFPVTKLIADMIEKERDHLVKDPSIVKNYFHTKKAPLKEGDLLVQPELAKTMERLAEEGWQDFYTGEIGDAIVRDMARRGGMITDVDMHQIPLPVEREILHSTYRGLDIYTYPPPGAGRVLVQILNTLEQFSPEDLDPDEPLGAVILALSFRFALNYRKRMPMSPDHYLQTTTNLLVDKGYAEEIAKRIRGIYDRALSDTFIPPPTSGETTHLSVVDKGGNACGITQSIELVFGSKTMAKDLGFFYNNYMSAFEYKDPAHPYYLLPGGRPWSSVAPLLIFEKKKPRYLLGSPGSARISTALAQVITRLVDKGESLEDAIAAPRFHASEEGDLLIEKRRFKEETLTALELAGFEMKKRGAYSFYLGCVQGVQLPIRWREPFVGVADPRRDGTAEGPDTIKQG, from the coding sequence ATGATGAACAGTGATCGTCCCGTTTCCGTTCAGGAAGGGAAATACGGCATGGTTTCCACCGCGTCGTCCCAGGCGACAGAAGCCGCCGTCCGTGTATTGAAAGAAGGAGGGAACGCCGTGGATGCGGCGGTTGCCGCAGCCTTTTGTCTTGGCGTATCCGAACCGCAGGCGTCCGGCATCGGCGGTCAGTCCATGGCTCTCGTCTATCTGAAGGAGCAGGATAAAATGTTTGCCCTTGACGGCTCGTCCCGGGCGCCGTTTTCCCTCCATCCGAAGAAAAATCCGAAGAAACCGATTAAATTCGGCCTGGCATCGTCCACCGTGCCGTCCACCGTGGCCACCCTTGGCTATTTGCAGGATTACTACGGGGCACTGACCCTGAAGGATACCCTGGCCCCGTCGATTGAAACGGCGCGGGACGGGTTCCCGGTGACGAAGCTCATTGCGGATATGATCGAAAAAGAACGGGATCACCTTGTCAAAGACCCGTCTATCGTAAAGAACTATTTCCATACGAAAAAAGCCCCGCTTAAGGAAGGGGACCTTCTCGTGCAGCCTGAGCTTGCCAAGACGATGGAGCGCCTCGCCGAAGAGGGCTGGCAGGACTTCTATACAGGAGAGATCGGAGACGCGATCGTCCGGGACATGGCCAGGCGCGGCGGGATGATCACCGACGTCGACATGCATCAGATTCCGCTGCCGGTCGAGCGGGAAATCCTTCACAGCACGTACCGCGGCCTCGATATTTATACGTATCCGCCGCCAGGGGCCGGACGGGTGCTTGTGCAGATCCTCAACACCCTTGAACAGTTTTCACCAGAAGACCTCGATCCGGATGAACCTCTCGGTGCCGTCATTCTCGCCCTCTCCTTCCGCTTTGCTTTGAACTACCGGAAGCGGATGCCGATGAGCCCGGATCATTATTTGCAGACGACAACCAATCTCCTCGTGGACAAAGGCTACGCCGAAGAGATTGCCAAGCGGATCCGGGGCATTTACGACCGGGCCCTCTCGGACACCTTCATTCCGCCGCCGACGTCAGGGGAGACGACGCATTTGTCCGTCGTTGACAAAGGCGGCAACGCCTGCGGCATCACCCAGTCCATTGAACTCGTGTTCGGAAGCAAGACGATGGCCAAAGATCTCGGTTTCTTCTATAACAACTACATGAGCGCCTTTGAATACAAGGATCCCGCTCATCCGTATTATCTCCTCCCGGGCGGACGTCCTTGGAGCAGTGTGGCGCCGCTTTTGATCTTTGAGAAGAAGAAGCCCCGCTACCTCCTCGGGAGTCCCGGGAGTGCAAGAATCTCCACGGCCCTTGCCCAGGTGATTACCCGGCTCGTCGACAAAGGGGAAAGCCTTGAAGACGCCATTGCCGCACCGCGTTTTCACGCGTCGGAAGAAGGGGATCTCTTAATTGAAAAACGCCGGTTCAAAGAGGAAACCCTCACGGCCCTTGAGCTGGCCGGCTTTGAAATGAAAAAACGGGGAGCATACAGCTTTTATCTCGGCTGTGTGCAAGGCGTTCAACTTCCAATCCGGTGGCGCGAGCCGTTCGTCGGTGTCGCCGATCCCAGACGGGACGGCACAGCCGAAGGACCGGATACTATAAAACAGGGGTGA